One Oscarella lobularis chromosome 18, ooOscLobu1.1, whole genome shotgun sequence genomic window, GAGGCGTTGGCCTGCTACAGCGAATGTATCCGACTTGATTCGAGTCAGCTGGCGCCGTATACAAATAGAGCTCTTTGCCACTTAAAACTCAAGAAGGTTAGAGTGAGATAGTTGCGTTTCACTCCACGAGTTATTCTGCGTGATTTGCTTTAGTTTGCTCTGGCTGTAGAGGATTGCGATAGCGCCTTGCGTttggacgagaaaaacgtcaaggCGTTGTTTAGAAGAGCTCAGGCCAATTCGAATCTTACCGAATATCGTTCTGCCCTTATGGATCTGACGGCGTTGCTGAAAATTGAACCAAACAATTCTTTAGCGcaaaaagaaatggaaaagaTAAAGGGGCTGTGGAGAATGGTATATAGGAGAGATGATGGCGGCTACAGTTTCAGCGACTTTTTTTGATTATTCAGGAATTGAAGGAAAGCCAGGAGAAATTCGCCAAAcagcaagagaaagaaaacaaggaaaagaagcccGAGGAAAAGAAGTCCGAATCGTCTACAAAACCGATTCCAATTCCCCAGAAAAAACGCCAAGAGAAGAGTCCGCCGGCTCCCCCTAATAAAACCCCGGCGAAATCGAAAACACCGCCTAGACGACCCCCGTTGTCGtcagcgcgacgtcgtcaggcGAAAAAAGAACCAAAGAGAGTGCGAGTCGCTATAGAGGAGGGAAGCAGCAGCTCAGTCAGTCCGACACACGTATGCCCCACatacgtttaattaatctattgtCTAATTTTCAGGAGGAGGATCAAACCGCTAACCCTAAGGAAAGCGGTACTGCGGCTTCACCTAGTACTGAGACTGGCGCTGAGCCGGCAAAGAAGACCCCTACTGTCCCTACTGTCCCTACTCCACCAGCACCCTCTCCACCCCCCgcctctcctcctccaccaGCACCCTCTCCACCCCCcgcttctcctcctccacgtcttccggatgatgatgacgtcgttgagaaaAAGGTTGTGGTTGTTGAACCGGCTTCCGTACGAGCGTCTCTGTCTTATCCCGACTTCGTTCTCGAAAAAGTGACGTTACGCACGAATTAAACTTAAAATGTTTCTCTGGTTAAAATAGTGTACGTTTAGGGAACGCCGTATGAGTTCATCCAGGCTTGGCAATCGGTTCGAGCTCGTCCTGGTATAGAGATCGGCGCTCAGTACGCGAGTTTGCTGAAACAGGTCAAGCCTGAAAACCTTCCGTCTagtaataaaaattaataactTTGACGAATTAGAAATAAGAGGTTTTTATTAGTAATCAGTAACAAACTCGAGGGAGAAATGCTCGCGAAAATTCTCGACGCTACAGCGAATTATCTAGTTCCCGAAGGCGAGACGAGACTGATAAACGACGTGAGAATTTCTATATACGATTTCTATCTATAGGAGAGTTGAGTCTCAGTCTCCAGTTATTGAATAACCTCGCTAAAGTGAAACGATTTGACTTCGTGTCCATGTTCTTAAACAGTAAAGACAAACAAAGTACGAAAACAaacattattaattaaaaattcaaaactGAATCcactctcttttttttcaagatTTGCACAAAGTTCTGAAAGGCttggaaagcgaaagcgacgtcgtcgtcgtcgcgaaagcCGATCTcgaaaaactgaaaaaatcGTACAAGGTTTGATTATCGATACGTAGTTCTGTTGGGTTGTCCCGCGAGCCAATTTCTCATCTCGGGAAACCAAACGTCGCCCATGTcgcgaaaattcgcgaaaaagGCCAACTCgcgcgcgccgacgtcgctcaTGCACTGAAAAATGCTCCGAATGAAATAGGCGCTATTCAACTCCCCATTCGGATAGATAAGCGTTCCGCCTCGCTCTCGATAGTGATAGGTTAGAGCGCGTATAAAGGCGATAATCTCCTTCCAATTGCGACTGCTCTCCTCGACGGAAAACGAATCGACTCCGCCCGTAACGTTGAGTATCGTCAGCGGAGTCGCGTGCGAGTTGGCTGATCGCGATAGGACCGTTAACGAGACGTTGTGCTCGTGCAATGCCGAGCCGAAAACGTGCAAAAATTCGTGATATTTTTCCGCGTCGTGATAGCGCTTGTCGCCGTGGAATTCGACGTCCATGAAGTAGCCCGTGTAGTTGTACTTCagcgcttcggcgacgaatagTTTGGCGAAAATTTCCGCTCGACCGAAATTCGTTATCGCGTTCGTTCCGCCCATTGCGATGATCGGTTGCACGTGAATGGGCGGGGTCATTGCCTGCACTGGCTTGGTGAAGTCGTCCCAGCAGAAATTGTCCGGACCGAGTGTCGTgttcgagtcgacgacgccgaggcTGTAGCAATAGCACGAGGCGATGTTGATCGTGCCCGGATGCGATTTGAGCAGGTTTACGAAACCGGGTAGATCGGATCGATGTTCGGCGGAAAAGATCATTCGCAGTCGTCGATCTGGAAGCGGAACTTGAGTACGTGCTCCGAAgacaaagaggaggaggaaagtTAGGATGGCGGTAGACACGCCCATGTTTTTGCAAATTCCCCCAAAAAGGAACGCACGTTATTGGTGGGGGAAGAAATTGCACAGTGGGGCGGGGGATAGACAACGTGTGTAACTACTCCTCTATAGTCGTCGTATCGTTTTGCAACGGtgccggtgacgtcactatcCAGGAAGTGGCTAATTGATTGTCTGCTCAACCGACCAACAAAACAATCGACGAAAATATATCAATCACACGTCTAGCGCCCAGAGGCGACTCCCCATCGACTCGTTGTTACGAAAACACAATGAACGTCTTTTACTATCCCGATCTCGTAGTCGTTCGTGTAGCGACGCTAATCAAAGCCCAACCTCAGCAAGTGAGCCTCGAGTCCGCCTTGCTCTCGTCctgcgacggcgatgacgcaatttttcttctaggtttctcttcttctttgctttggTCTCTCGTTTCTTGCTGGGCTCGCTTTTCGATGTCTTCTCCTTTCCGCGTCGGGGAGAACGCTGCCCGGGGCGGCCAGGACGAGACACGCCCTCTCGATGGGCTTGGGTCTTGCTCTCGGATTTTTCTGCTACAGATGGTGAGCTCAATGCCACTTGGGAAAAATATTTTGCGTATGCATTGCTATATTTATTAGGGATTTTTTCATCAATGTCGTGTCAGCTCTTATCGCTTATATTCTCATTCGATTCGTTGTTCCACAGAAAGTTCACTAGTGAGTGAGACATTCTCTATAAATTTTTTGACCTTCTTTTTATCTGGTTATAGTGTTGTTTTTGGCTCGGCAATGGGCATTTTGTCTATCGTTCACGCCCAACGCGTCGTCACGCACGCACTCGACAATGGTCAATACAAAATGGACGTATCAGGGTAAAATCGAAATACAGGGAGGTTTCTTGCTAAATTTTGTCTTAGTTCTCTAATGGTTTTGACGCAGAGACTAACAGCGCTTGCTTGTTCGATACACGACggtgaaaaattcaaatagtcacgtggttaCTTCTAAAATTGATTGGCTTCTAGGTATGGGACGAAAGAGAGATGATTTGACAAGAGATCAAGAGGAACAGTGCGTTAGGTAACGTTGAACCCACTCCCATATATTGCTAAGAGAAGCTAATCTTTATATTTAGAGAAATTCCAAGTGTTTTGGAGTTTTTCAGCTATGCGTTTAATTTTCCGACTATTTTGATTGGACCGCTCTGCTTCTATCGCGACTACATTTGCTTTATTGAAGGAAAGCATTACTTAGTAGAAGACAAGGTGAGTTGGGTAattaaacaattaattaataattcaaCTCTTTCTTTAGAACGGACATGTTCGGCGTACAAGTGGTGTTGTAAGTTGGAAATAATTTTCATTTAGTACTTtgtattcttttttcttcagaaacCGGCTCTaaagaaatttctcttctccctcaTGTGGCTTGGGTTGTACGTAAAATTTGTCGGTACATATTCTATTCAGTTGAACGGAGGTATTGCGAATACACGACTATTTTAACTAatcaaagagagagagatatcTCTGACAGATCCCGACGTTCTGAACAGGCCTTGGCTTCAACGTAGTTGGATAGCGTATGCGTCTATGCTTACTCAGCGATTTCGATTTTATTTTGCTTGGACAATAGGTAACGTCTTTTCGATCTCGTGtgtatttgtttatttatttcttttcagctGATAGTATTGCTAATGCCGCTGGATTAGGATTTAACGGGTTTGACgaaaattcaaatgaaaaGTGGAATCTCATTACAAATACCGATATACTTGGGACAGAGGTACTGTACGACTCTCTAATCGTCGCGACTTAGTTCGAATAATCACGTGTTAGTTTGCTCTCAATTTTAAACATCTCCTCGAAAGCTGGAATATTCAAACAAGCGTCTGGCTTAAAAGGTTTTGACTGAAATAactttttctattttgacTAAGACTTTGCGTTGTAGAGTTTGCTACGAAAGAGTAAAATTTCGACCGTTTCTATTGACGAATATCCTAGTGGCGTGGTGGCACGGATTCTTTCCAATATACTACGTTGGTTGGGTGGGATTTGGGTTTTCAGTGCTGGCAGCGAGACACGTAAAATATATTTAAAAAATGTAAATGTAAAATAGAGATGTTTCTTCAGATTCGACGTGTCATTCGTCCGTACTTTCAGAAGCACTATGTTCTCCAGCGTTTCTACGACTGTCTCACCATAGTAACGACGATGGCGTTTCTGACGTATTACGTCGTGACGATTGCTCTTATGGATTTTGGCaaaaccttttctttttggagGTACGAAAtgaatcaatttcaattATTGATGCAACTAGTTCAATTATATAGATCTCAATATTTTCTCGGTCATCTAATACCCATAGCCGTTGTGCTACTATGCAGCAGAAAGAAGCAAGTCAAAAAAGACAAGgacgattaattaaaagctaTGCTGGCGCCTAAGTGTAACATCAAAGACACCCGCTGTACAAACAAACAACTCCGCGTCCGGGAACCATTAAACCGACGTCCGGGATAGCGAAAATCCTTTCTTTTGTCTCCCAACGTTCAGCTGCAGTTTTCCCGACGCTCTCAGCTCGCATATACTCATGTCGAAACGTTCGTCGAACGTAGGCCAACTCGTTCAGCGTTTCGAGAGCCAGAAAGGCAAGGAATCCGCGCCGGCGGGGCCGACACGTCGGctttcgtcgagttcgacgcccacgtcgtcgtcgtcgaagccgcCACTCAAGGCAAAACCGTCTCCGAACGCAATCGGATCGCCGCGCACCACGCCGGAGCCTCAATCGAGACAAAAACCGATCGGCGCGGGGGCGGGGTCGTCGGcgcgcgtcgccgaactggagaaaaaatgcgaaatGCAGGCGAAGGAGATCGAGACGATGCGCAAGGCGACGAACGAGAGCGCGACGGAGACGTTGAGAGAGGAATACGAGGAAAAAATCGAGAAGTTGgagcgagaaaagaaagaactcgAAGGCGAagtcgaaacgcttcgagaGAAGAGTGAGGAGACGCgggaagacgtcgacgtcgacgaaacgtcgacgatcgaaatcgagcggctcaaagacgaaaagacgaaaatcgaagaagaattcgaaattttgaaaagcgacgtcgagaatctTCAAAGGGAAGTCGACGACTCGAAGGCGGAgttcgagaaggagaagaagaaatgcgaACGCGAAATCGAGAAGCGAATTCTATTGGAGGACGATTTGGAAGCGGAACGCAAACGCGTTGCGAAATTGGAGAGCGATgcgaagaagaacgtcgaagGGGCCCCCGTTACTAGGGGAACGAAAGCGTTGCGAGAGGAGATACGGGATTTGAAGAAGCAGATCGGCGGAAAGGATAAGGCGTTGGTGGATATGAAAGAGCAGAGGGACGAATTGAGAGACGAGATCGAGAAACTGCGAGCCGGATCCGTCGAACGAagtgatgatgacgacgaactcAAGAAGGAAGTCGAGAGATTGGAGGAGCTCTTGGAACGCACAAAGAGGTATCAATCCGAAGCCGAAGTCGATCTCGAGATGATGAAAGTCGAACGGGAAAAATTGCGGGGAGATGTTGAGAGATTGACGGGCGACGTCAAGAAGGCGAAATCGGAgagcgagaaggagaagaacgaagtGGCGAAGTTGATCGAGAAAGTCGATGACTTGAAAGGGGATTTAGAGGCGGCGAGACGAGACGAAGGGGGCGAGATGGAAGCACTGCGCAAGGAGGTGGAGCGGTTGGAGGGACGCGAAGAGGATCTTGAAGCGAAGATCGATAAATTGGAAAATGAGAAAGCGAATGAGGTAAGTGGCGTCGGTcccgtcttttttctttgtttgtttttttttaccgTGGGGGGTCCGTTTTGTACGTAGAGTGAGCTCGAGGCGGCGAGACAAACGATTAAGGAGTTAGAAGCTGCGttagaaaaggagaaggccTCTAAGGCAGAcatcgagaagaaaatggcAAGACAGCTAGGATAAGATTTCGTAGGCGAATAATCgtctctctctatctatCAGATTGAGAGAGCTCAATCGCAGCCTGTTAtatctcctcctcctgtaGCAGCAAGGCCAAAGTAAAATAGACTCTCCTTTTCTTATGTTTTATTATATagatattttttaattaagggttAGTCCTAAGCCGGTTGGGAATAAGACGGCCGCTTTGCAAGGGAAACTATTCGCTGGAGGAGCGATGCGTTTGCCGGGAATGGGCGGGCTGCCGCCGAAGCCGAAAAAGCCGGAAAACGATAACAAAAACGTTGGAGATTTTATTTCAAAGAAACTCAAAATAATTCGCTCTTTTTTCTAGGAAGAGGGCGGCGAGGACGGCGAGATTCCGAGATCGGGAACGTTGCCGAGATTGACGGCGAGATTCGATCGTCCCAGACGCGACAACGTGAAACCGCCGTCGAAGGAGTTTCGCCAGTCGCTCATCATCGAAGCGGAAAAATCGGAATTCactctcgccgccgccggcggcaaCGGCAGCGCCGGTGACGGCGGTGGAGAAGATGAATTCGTCGATCCTTTGagcgaagcggcggcggctcaAAACGGATcagaagaggacgacgattaGTTTGACGTGAGTGCGtgatttctttgttttgctctcccccccctccctccctccctccctcatTTGTCTCTTAAGAAGCGCAGGCTGTCTCCGTCCCCTCCTATCTTTTAAGGACTTTTTGAGTGAAAAATACCGCGGCTAGACCAACGGCGAaactcatcatcatcacgaGAATCGTTCCGCCGAATTTCGagccgccgttgccgtggGGATTGCGCGCCACGGCGAggagctcgtcgacgagcggctCGTGGCCTTTCGGCTCGCGAACGTTGACGAAGCGCGGTTGGGGcacgtcgaaacggcgatATTCTCGCACGTCCCCGTCGCTCATCAATTGGGTTCCCACGTGGGCGAATAGGTAAGCGCGATTGCCGAGattcgcgacgattttctccaCGTGCGTCacgctcttctcgtcgagcGACTCACTTAGGACGAGATGGACGTCGATCCACGACGGCGATgcgacgagagcggcgtTATAGAATATTAGACTTTGTTTTGCAACGGCGTACTTTATatcaatgtcgtcgtcgattgaattttcgacgattttgcgTAGGAATTTCGAGGCGACTTTTGATGTAGGGGCGTGGACGAGACAGTGAAACGTTTTCCTAGACGACGTGTATTGGATTTCTgtcgtcttgacgacgcgCGTTACGTCCGGACACTCCGTCAAATAAGGAAAGCCGAGACGCGCGCAAAAGGTGAATAGAGCGCGCACGTCAACCGTTGCCTTGACGATCCAATAGGCGAGAAATCCCCCCAATGTCAAATTTCCGTCCGCGTTTCTCGTCATGGCAACGGAAGGGTCTTCGATCCAAGGAGCCGCGGACGAGCCGAGGGGTTCGATCATCAAcgccacttcgtcgtcgttcaaagCCTCGTCTTTATCCCTATCGCAATTTTGAAATAATCTGCTTAGGAATTCGATTCCCACGCGACTCAATTCGACGCCCGGCTTCCCGGCGTCCGTATAGTCGA contains:
- the LOC136198098 gene encoding uncharacterized protein → MGVSTAILTFLLLFVFGARTQVPLPDRRLRMIFSAEHRSDLPGFVNLLKSHPGTINIASCYCYSLGVVDSNTTLGPDNFCWDDFTKPVQAMTPPIHVQPIIAMGGTNAITNFGRAEIFAKLFVAEALKYNYTGYFMDVEFHGDKRYHDAEKYHEFLHVFGSALHEHNVSLTVLSRSANSHATPLTILNVTGGVDSFSVEESSRNWKEIIAFIRALTYHYRERGGTLIYPNGELNSAYFIRSIFQCMSDVGARELAFFANFRDMGDVWFPEMRNWLAGQPNRTTYR
- the LOC136198093 gene encoding lysophospholipid acyltransferase 2-like, which encodes MNVFYYPDLVVVRVATLIKAQPQQVSLLLCFGLSFLAGLAFRCLLLSASGRTLPGAARTRHALSMGLGLALGFFCYRWDFFINVVSALIAYILIRFVVPQKVHYVVFGSAMGILSIVHAQRVVTHALDNGQYKMDVSGSLMVLTQRLTALACSIHDGMGRKRDDLTRDQEEQCVREIPSVLEFFSYAFNFPTILIGPLCFYRDYICFIEGKHYLVEDKNGHVRRTSGVKPALKKFLFSLMWLGLYVKFVGTYSIQLNGDPDVLNRPWLQRSWIAYASMLTQRFRFYFAWTIADSIANAAGLGFNGFDENSNEKWNLITNTDILGTEFALNFKHLLESWNIQTSVWLKRVCYERVKFRPFLLTNILVAWWHGFFPIYYVGWVGFGFSVLAARHIRRVIRPYFQKHYVLQRFYDCLTIVTTMAFLTYYVVTIALMDFGKTFSFWRSQYFLGHLIPIAVVLLCSRKKQVKKDKDD
- the LOC136198088 gene encoding myosin heavy chain, embryonic smooth muscle isoform-like; amino-acid sequence: MSKRSSNVGQLVQRFESQKGKESAPAGPTRRLSSSSTPTSSSSKPPLKAKPSPNAIGSPRTTPEPQSRQKPIGAGAGSSARVAELEKKCEMQAKEIETMRKATNESATETLREEYEEKIEKLEREKKELEGEVETLREKSEETREDVDVDETSTIEIERLKDEKTKIEEEFEILKSDVENLQREVDDSKAEFEKEKKKCEREIEKRILLEDDLEAERKRVAKLESDAKKNVEGAPVTRGTKALREEIRDLKKQIGGKDKALVDMKEQRDELRDEIEKLRAGSVERSDDDDELKKEVERLEELLERTKRYQSEAEVDLEMMKVEREKLRGDVERLTGDVKKAKSESEKEKNEVAKLIEKVDDLKGDLEAARRDEGGEMEALRKEVERLEGREEDLEAKIDKLENEKANESELEAARQTIKELEAALEKEKASKADIEKKMIERAQSQPVISPPPVAARPKVSPKPVGNKTAALQGKLFAGGAMRLPGMGGLPPKPKKPENDNKNEEGGEDGEIPRSGTLPRLTARFDRPRRDNVKPPSKEFRQSLIIEAEKSEFTLAAAGGNGSAGDGGGEDEFVDPLSEAAAAQNGSEEDDD
- the LOC136198089 gene encoding mitochondrial Rho GTPase 2-like; the encoded protein is MASEPVERRVRILLTGDGDSGKTSLILALVSEQFPDRVPARAEEITIPADVTPEKVPTSIVDYSSREQTSSMLKDELVRANVVCIVYDVTSEESRDRLATHWLPFVNKETDEKKPIILVGNKDDLQQSSSIDGILHLMETYPQVETCVECSAKTLRNVSEMFYFAQKAVLHPAAPLYAADAGELTNRCTRALRRIFAICDHDKDGLLDDVEINRFQKTCFRSELNQTELTNLKSVIQQNCPDGFVAGKITCVGFVHLHKVFVQRGRHETTWTVLRKFGYDDDVALRRDYLTPIDYTDAGKPGVELSRVGIEFLSRLFQNCDRDKDEALNDDEVALMIEPLGSSAAPWIEDPSVAMTRNADGNLTLGGFLAYWIVKATVDVRALFTFCARLGFPYLTECPDVTRVVKTTEIQYTSSRKTFHCLVHAPTSKVASKFLRKIVENSIDDDIDIKYAVAKQSLIFYNAALVASPSWIDVHLVLSESLDEKSVTHVEKIVANLGNRAYLFAHVGTQLMSDGDVREYRRFDVPQPRFVNVREPKGHEPLVDELLAVARNPHGNGGSKFGGTILVMMMSFAVGLAAVFFTQKVLKR